One genomic segment of Myxococcus xanthus includes these proteins:
- a CDS encoding PIG-L family deacetylase — translation MRNLLLGMTLAMSLGIGSKALAQPPRQLHAGEIAAGLKRLGVTGSVLYVAAHPDDENTRLLAWLVGERGLRAGYLSVTRGDGGQNLIGTEQDALLGLIRTHELLAARSVDGAEQFFTRARDFGYSKSAEEALRIWGHEEVLADVVLAIRRFQPDVIITRFTTEPPNHGHHTASAQLAAEAFIAAADPKRFPEQLSEVKPWKADRLLQNASQWWFKPDEDLSRYVKLEVGGYDALLGRSWGEVSAESRSQHKSQGFGQAVDRGPSTEYFTPLAGTLPKRDVFEGLDFSWSRWKGSEAVSRAVAAATKAFDARAPHRSLPALVRVHEALTALPDTHPWKAPKLRETEALIAACAGLFLEVRAAAPTGIPGLPVALDVVALNRSPAAVEWVGLTLPGEKPEAVGKALGANVPLKLSRTVTLPTTAPISTPYWLREPVTGGLYTLEGEDRALTGQPEGVPALSVAFEYKVAGRRFRAVRPVVYVWTDPVRGELYRDFEVVPPVTATLAQDVLMFPNSESRAVPVVLAAGMDQVLGIVRMVAPPGWRVEPSAVAFKFEARGDEHTITFQVTPPQGSTRKGDLSVNVDMGDRAWSWRARSVSYPHIPPLTVRQPSTATVVPFSLATKGKRIGYIPGPGDRVAESLSAVGYEVTLLPEERLAQEKLERFDAILVGVRAFNANTHLAVHRERLLQYVEGGGRLVVQYNTNSRVGPLTSFVGPYPLEIGRDRVTDETAVMTPLRADEPLLRAPNALTAADFEGWVQERGLYFASSWDARYQPVFAMHDAGEAPLQGALLVARHGKGTFIYTGLAFFRQLPAGVPGAYRLLANILSQ, via the coding sequence ATGCGGAACCTGCTTCTCGGAATGACGCTGGCCATGAGCCTTGGAATCGGGTCGAAGGCGTTGGCGCAGCCTCCTCGGCAGCTCCATGCGGGTGAAATCGCGGCGGGTCTGAAGCGGCTCGGTGTGACGGGCAGTGTCCTCTATGTCGCGGCCCACCCGGACGACGAGAACACGCGCTTGCTCGCGTGGCTGGTGGGAGAGCGCGGCCTGCGCGCGGGTTACCTGTCCGTGACGCGCGGCGATGGTGGGCAGAACCTCATCGGCACCGAGCAGGACGCCCTGTTAGGGCTCATCCGCACGCACGAGTTGCTCGCCGCGCGGAGCGTGGACGGCGCGGAGCAGTTCTTCACGCGGGCGCGGGACTTCGGCTACTCGAAGAGCGCGGAAGAGGCGCTGCGCATCTGGGGACATGAAGAGGTGCTGGCGGACGTGGTGCTCGCCATCCGCCGCTTCCAGCCAGACGTCATCATCACCCGCTTCACCACGGAGCCGCCAAACCACGGCCACCACACGGCCTCCGCGCAGCTCGCGGCGGAGGCCTTCATCGCCGCCGCCGACCCGAAGCGCTTCCCCGAGCAACTCTCCGAGGTGAAGCCATGGAAGGCGGACCGCCTGCTGCAGAACGCCTCCCAATGGTGGTTCAAACCCGATGAGGACCTGTCCCGCTACGTGAAGCTGGAGGTGGGCGGCTACGACGCGCTGCTCGGGCGTTCATGGGGCGAGGTGTCCGCGGAGAGCCGCAGCCAGCACAAGAGCCAGGGCTTCGGCCAGGCCGTGGACCGAGGCCCCAGCACGGAGTACTTCACGCCGCTGGCGGGGACGCTGCCGAAGCGCGACGTGTTCGAGGGGCTCGACTTCTCCTGGAGTCGTTGGAAGGGCTCCGAGGCCGTGTCCCGCGCGGTGGCCGCCGCGACGAAGGCGTTCGATGCGCGCGCCCCCCACCGCTCCCTTCCCGCGCTCGTCCGCGTCCACGAGGCGCTGACCGCGCTGCCGGACACCCATCCGTGGAAGGCGCCCAAGCTGCGGGAGACGGAGGCGCTCATCGCCGCCTGCGCGGGTCTGTTCCTGGAGGTGCGTGCCGCCGCGCCCACGGGCATCCCGGGGTTGCCCGTGGCGTTGGACGTGGTGGCGCTGAACCGCTCGCCCGCCGCTGTCGAGTGGGTGGGGCTGACGCTGCCAGGCGAGAAACCCGAGGCCGTGGGGAAGGCGCTGGGGGCGAACGTGCCGTTGAAGCTGTCGCGCACGGTGACGCTGCCGACGACGGCGCCCATCTCCACGCCCTACTGGCTCCGCGAGCCCGTCACGGGAGGGCTCTACACGCTGGAGGGCGAGGACCGCGCGCTCACCGGCCAGCCAGAGGGCGTTCCCGCGCTGTCGGTGGCGTTCGAATACAAGGTCGCGGGCCGGCGCTTCCGCGCGGTGCGTCCGGTGGTCTACGTCTGGACGGACCCGGTGCGCGGCGAGCTCTACCGTGACTTCGAGGTCGTCCCGCCCGTCACCGCCACGCTGGCGCAGGACGTGCTCATGTTCCCCAACAGCGAGTCCCGTGCCGTGCCGGTGGTGCTGGCCGCGGGGATGGACCAGGTGCTGGGCATTGTGCGAATGGTGGCGCCGCCCGGCTGGCGCGTGGAGCCCTCGGCGGTCGCGTTCAAGTTCGAGGCGCGCGGAGACGAGCACACCATCACCTTCCAGGTGACGCCGCCTCAGGGCTCGACGCGGAAGGGTGACCTCTCCGTGAATGTCGACATGGGGGACCGCGCCTGGTCCTGGCGTGCCCGTTCCGTGTCCTATCCCCACATCCCGCCGCTGACGGTGCGCCAGCCCTCCACGGCTACGGTGGTGCCGTTCTCCCTGGCCACGAAGGGCAAGCGCATCGGCTACATCCCCGGGCCGGGCGACCGCGTCGCGGAGAGCCTGAGCGCGGTGGGCTACGAGGTGACGCTGCTCCCGGAGGAGCGGCTGGCCCAGGAGAAGCTGGAGCGCTTCGACGCCATCCTCGTGGGCGTGCGCGCCTTCAACGCCAACACGCACCTCGCCGTCCACCGGGAGCGGCTGCTCCAGTACGTGGAAGGCGGCGGCCGGTTGGTGGTGCAGTACAACACCAACAGCCGCGTGGGGCCGCTCACGTCCTTCGTAGGCCCCTATCCGCTGGAGATTGGCCGCGACCGGGTGACGGATGAGACGGCGGTGATGACACCGCTCCGCGCTGATGAGCCGCTGCTGCGCGCGCCCAATGCGCTGACCGCCGCGGACTTCGAGGGCTGGGTGCAGGAGCGCGGCCTCTACTTCGCGTCGTCATGGGACGCTCGCTACCAGCCCGTGTTCGCCATGCACGATGCTGGCGAGGCACCGCTTCAGGGCGCGTTGCTGGTCGCTCGCCATGGCAAGGGCACGTTCATCTACACGGGCCTCGCTTTCTTCCGTCAGCTTCCCGCCGGCGTTCCCGGCGCCTACCGCCTGTTGGCCAACATCCTCTCTCAATGA
- the bshC gene encoding bacillithiol biosynthesis cysteine-adding enzyme BshC: MHFRWRARRDLLSRHAVTSPFSTAWLRGDASALSFLPDDYRHREARARAVAAAASRAVSPALLDVLGAQNARLAPSPARERNLALLAKPGTVAVVTGQQMGLFLGPLYTLYKAASAIVTARALQEETGRPCVPVFWLQTEDHDLPEIDHCVIPRPGGGPCRLALELPDAATSRAPIAHRHLGPSVLPALATLRAELEAEPHAEEFLSLLERAYRPEATLAGAFTDVLSSLFADEGLVFLDPRDARLAPLAAPVHRFALQEAGALSSVLAARAEALTRAGYTVQVHVRPGSPLSFFSPDALDGPRYRLDPAEADAWSLVGHPESSAITQDALHAALEREPLRFTTSALLRPLLQDTWLPTAAYVGGPGELAYFAQLAPLYAHAGRPMPLAIPRARFRVLDDRARRWLGKVGLQPDEVNVPRDALLTRLATRDAPESLETPEALEARLFGAFASELERVAGQVSAVDANLQDALRRTQGTVRVAVSRLTGRYRRALARRDATAAEQVDRLRTFLFPEDAPQERILGLPYFACRIGTRAFTKRVLDACVPFSGDSKDLTP; this comes from the coding sequence GTGCACTTCCGGTGGCGCGCCCGCCGCGACCTGTTATCACGGCATGCCGTGACGTCCCCGTTCTCGACCGCGTGGCTTCGCGGAGATGCGTCCGCGCTCTCCTTCCTTCCCGACGACTATCGACACCGTGAAGCGCGCGCCCGGGCCGTGGCCGCCGCCGCGTCGCGCGCGGTGTCGCCCGCGTTGCTGGACGTCCTCGGCGCGCAGAACGCGCGCCTCGCGCCCAGCCCCGCGCGGGAGCGCAACCTCGCGCTGCTCGCGAAGCCTGGCACCGTGGCGGTGGTGACGGGGCAGCAGATGGGCCTCTTCCTGGGGCCGCTGTACACGCTCTACAAAGCCGCATCCGCCATCGTCACGGCGCGCGCGCTTCAGGAAGAAACTGGCCGGCCCTGTGTTCCCGTCTTCTGGCTCCAGACGGAGGACCACGACCTCCCTGAGATTGACCACTGTGTCATCCCACGTCCGGGCGGAGGGCCCTGTCGCCTGGCGCTCGAGCTTCCGGATGCAGCAACGTCTCGAGCGCCCATCGCCCACCGCCACCTTGGACCGAGCGTCCTCCCCGCCCTGGCCACCCTCCGCGCCGAGCTGGAAGCAGAACCCCATGCGGAGGAATTCCTCTCCCTGCTGGAGCGGGCTTACCGCCCTGAAGCCACGCTCGCGGGAGCCTTCACCGACGTCCTGTCCTCTCTCTTCGCCGACGAGGGACTCGTCTTCCTCGACCCGAGAGACGCACGACTGGCGCCCCTCGCCGCGCCCGTGCACCGCTTCGCCCTCCAGGAAGCGGGGGCACTCTCCTCGGTGCTCGCGGCCCGAGCGGAGGCGCTCACCCGCGCGGGCTACACGGTGCAGGTCCATGTCCGTCCGGGCTCGCCGCTCAGCTTCTTCTCACCCGATGCACTCGATGGCCCTCGCTACCGGCTGGACCCGGCGGAAGCGGACGCCTGGAGTCTGGTGGGTCACCCGGAAAGCAGCGCCATCACCCAGGACGCGCTGCATGCCGCCCTGGAGCGAGAGCCGCTGCGCTTCACCACGTCCGCGCTGCTGCGCCCCCTCCTCCAGGACACCTGGCTCCCCACGGCCGCGTATGTCGGCGGCCCGGGCGAGCTGGCCTACTTCGCGCAACTGGCACCGCTCTACGCGCACGCGGGACGTCCGATGCCACTCGCCATTCCCCGGGCCCGCTTCCGCGTGCTCGATGACCGCGCGCGACGGTGGCTGGGCAAGGTGGGGCTCCAGCCGGATGAGGTGAACGTGCCGCGCGACGCGCTGCTCACGCGGCTGGCCACGCGTGATGCCCCGGAGTCGCTGGAGACACCCGAAGCCCTGGAGGCCCGCCTCTTCGGCGCATTCGCCTCCGAGCTGGAGCGCGTCGCCGGGCAGGTGTCGGCGGTGGACGCGAACCTCCAGGACGCGCTGCGCCGCACCCAGGGCACGGTGCGTGTCGCGGTGTCCCGGCTGACGGGCCGTTACCGCCGCGCGCTCGCCCGGCGTGATGCCACCGCGGCCGAACAGGTGGACCGCCTGCGCACCTTCCTCTTCCCGGAGGACGCGCCCCAGGAGCGAATCCTCGGGCTGCCCTACTTCGCCTGCCGCATCGGGACGCGTGCGTTCACGAAGAGGGTGCTGGACGCGTGTGTCCCCTTCTCCGGTGACTCGAAGGACCTGACGCCATGA
- the bshB1 gene encoding bacillithiol biosynthesis deacetylase BshB1 — MSANGTAYGIDVLAFGPHPDDVELFCGGLLASMAARGYRTGIVDLTRGEKSSRGTLQSRAEETEAATRALGLAHRENLELPDGWLNPWAGFDTPEPERARTAAVARVVEALRRLRPELVVVPWEQERHPDHEAASALVTRALFFAGVRKFDAEPAAEPFTPRQVLYYPMRHLTEPSVIVDVSAVYERKLAAVHCYASQVLPRPDAPPTLVGSPLSVSSLEARDRFHGAQIGVTHGEPYILREALGLADPLDHFRRNSFAKPLFFPSRT; from the coding sequence ATGAGCGCGAACGGCACCGCCTACGGCATCGACGTCCTCGCCTTTGGCCCCCACCCGGATGACGTGGAGCTGTTCTGCGGCGGGCTGCTGGCGAGCATGGCCGCCCGTGGCTACCGCACCGGCATCGTCGACCTGACGCGCGGCGAGAAGAGCTCGCGCGGCACGCTCCAGTCCCGCGCGGAGGAGACGGAAGCCGCCACCCGCGCGCTGGGGCTGGCCCACCGGGAGAACCTGGAGCTGCCCGACGGCTGGCTCAATCCGTGGGCGGGCTTCGACACGCCCGAGCCCGAGCGCGCCCGCACCGCCGCCGTGGCCCGCGTGGTGGAAGCGCTGCGCCGCCTGCGTCCGGAGCTGGTCGTCGTGCCCTGGGAGCAGGAGCGCCACCCGGACCACGAGGCCGCCAGTGCGCTGGTGACGCGCGCCCTCTTCTTCGCGGGCGTGCGCAAGTTCGACGCGGAGCCCGCCGCGGAGCCCTTCACGCCGCGGCAGGTCCTCTACTACCCGATGCGGCACCTGACCGAGCCCAGCGTCATCGTCGACGTCTCCGCCGTCTATGAGCGCAAGCTGGCGGCGGTGCACTGCTATGCCAGCCAGGTACTGCCCCGTCCGGACGCCCCGCCCACGCTGGTGGGCTCACCGCTGTCGGTGTCCTCGCTGGAAGCCAGGGATCGCTTCCATGGCGCGCAGATTGGCGTCACCCACGGCGAGCCCTACATCCTCCGCGAGGCGTTGGGACTGGCCGACCCGCTCGACCATTTTCGCAGGAATAGCTTCGCCAAGCCCCTGTTCTTCCCGTCACGCACATGA